The genomic segment AACTACAAACCTTGCAGATACTTCTAGCTCATTGACCTCTCCAATATAATCCACAAAGTTGTACTCTTTTGAGGGTTTCCTCTTTAACACGTACCTCTGAATGAGTTTGTTGACACCAACACAAGCAAATATGAACAGTGGAAAAATCACCAAGGCTAGTGTTATTTCTGTCACAAATGGGTTTAAAAATTCGAAGGTCCCCACATTAACAAACAAGACCATGATTAAGAGAATTACACTATCTAACGAGTTGATAAATTCATTTTTGTATGGCTgaagccaaacatggataattgcaaTAAAGACACAGGCTGTTTGTAAGTAAAACTGCATCTTATGGAAGTCAACATTGCCTGTGTATGCAAGTAGAAAGATCACTTGACGACAAATCAGATAATAAGCAGCAAACCAGCGATACTTGTCCTTGTAGCAACCTTGAAGCTGATCCAGTAATGGTTTGATCTTGATGAAGTTAATTTTTCTGCTTAATAATGGCTCCAACAAAAGGAATAGTGGTAGACCAATTCCTACAACCAGTTCACACAACACAGCCACTATACCATAGAACATGTGTCTACCATGAAAATATTGAACATGTGGAGAAGAGTACGTGTACACCTTATTAATGTCAGTGAAGATGAGTGGCCTCAGTAACTGTAGTGAAGTGGATGCTAATGATGTGTAAGATAACAATAAGAGAAGACAAATAACACGAAGAATACAACGACTGATAAACAATGAAATCCTTGGGGAATATTTCACAGTGTACACAAATGCAAAAAGCAGAAATGTGATTGCCACAGCATGAGAGTAGTGAACAAACAATCGGTCAATTCCACTCATTCCTTCTACTAAACAAAGTTGTCCAAGAAAACGAGGAGTCAGTTGTGCAAAGCTTGATAAAATGATAACAAACTGAAAGGCACCATCTGAAATGTTAGGATTGACACTCAACAATATGCTCATCATACTGTAGTAATAGATTATCCCGTACACATATCCTGATGATATCTGAAAGTTGAAGTACATTAAACTAAACACACCAACAACCACTATAATCCAATACAAACAGGTCAACACTACCACTAACACTGTCATTCCAGTACTACAATGATCTACACTGATACAGTCAGCAGAATCATATGCTAGAGTGTACCTTGGACTGCACTCTCCACAAGCACTCCCTGTTCTGTGTTCAAAGCATTGCCCATCAATTGTATCTGGTAACTCAAAATAGCCTCCTCTGGTCTCCCTGCGTGTAACAAAGTTACATAAGCTTTGCCGACACAATGATGTAGTGGGCACTCCATCAAGGCTACCAAACCAGTAACCTTGTTTGATCTCATTATAATTATCATAACACTGAACCACTTCATGATTATAACAGACACACCCCCTAGATGTTGAGCTATAAGCAAACCCAGGATGTCCTAGACAAGGTACCAGTTCTACTACAAGTGTGACTTCAATTGGTTGATAGTAATAAAGAATGGACAATAACTGAAGTGTAATGTTAACGTTATTAGTAATCATTTTGCCAGAAAATGTCATACTAACAACTGAGCTATCATCCACCTGAAAACGGTTCCCTGATAGTGTAAAGTTGTTGGTGCATCCCTTGCACTCTGCTCTAAACTGTGTTGGCTCAGCGGGTTTATCAAAATAGTCAAACACAGTACCACTAAATGTCACCGCACGCCCAAGAATTATGTTACTGATGAAGTAGCTGGTATTGTCAAATACAATATTGTCACCATACAGCCTTAAATGATGTGGTGAAGTGGCCACAGGAACTCCAGCAGTATCATTTAGTTCTAACTCACAAGAAACATTAGTAGCTGTACCATTAACAATTTCTGAATAGTTAAATTGACATGGTATGTACAATATGGAGTCAATGTCCGAGATATTAGTACTGACATCACATGATTTGGGAACATTAAAGTATAAAGAATTACCACTAAACTCAGCTTTATTGTTTATGAATGACACTCGGGCATTCTCTGGTAGTGGTGAAAAGGTGACACCATGATTAGGGCAACCAATAGTTAAATCTATAAAAATGGCTCCACCTTGTTTCTCTGctgaattatttgtaaactgaATAACAGCTTCATCAGCAATATTGACAACAGCCTCTTGGTCTATGTATAAACCTGCTCCATTATCAGCAGAGTTGTTAACAAAGTTCACACTGTCACTCAAGGAAAGTCGGTAAGATACAACATGTAAAGACACGCCAATATTgtcagcaaaaagtgttgactGTATCTGCAATTCAGAGGAGACACAAGTACTTGTAACATACACGACACTGACAGTTGCAGTATTATGAATGAAATCACTGTTTACAATATGTATATTACTAGAGTAGCTTTCTCCAGTGTTGCAATTTTCATTGACATACAGAGCTGCACCACGTCCAGGAGATGAGTTGTCTACAAATTCACAGTCAGATATTAACATAACAAAATTACTGAGTGTATTCCAAATATAAACCACTCCTCTGTTATCTCTTGAATTTTTGTTTGACTTTAACCCGACCCTAGTCAAACTTATAGTCCCAGAAACGTCATATAAAGTGATGGCCTGTGTTTGCGAATACTGAAAAGTAGAGTTAACCAGTACAATGTTAGTAGTTCCATTAAATGTTACACCTGCAGTATCTGCTCCATTAGGATCACCACACCTGTCCCATGTGATCCCCTCAATGACCACATTATCACATGACTCACAGTACACACCCCCACTATTGTTACACATGATGGTAGTACCACCATTACCAGTTATTGTGATGTTGTTTAGATCACCTGATCCTATTTTGATGTTATCTTCTAGTGTAACTGATTCTGATTTAATATTGATTACAGTGTTACTGGTCATGTAGAGTAAAGCAGTGGATAGTGAAGTACACACACATTCTCCATCAACACAACATGTAGTATTGTCACTACCACTAGTAGTGTCGATGGTGATCACTTTACCAATGGCAACTTGACTGGTCAATGCAATCAACACAGAGATCAAGATCATCATGATCCTGCAGTAGCACAAAATACATATTAGCATTCAAATACTTTGTGAAAATGACGACTGAGGAAGCCTTCAACAAATAGTTCATTGTAAAGAGCTTGAAAAGTATCCCTAAACAGttgttgaaaagaaaatgaTTTCTCTATGGTTAGTCATGGCAGTTAGTTGTTCAAAACTTGTAAATGCCTATATTGACATTCTTTGAAAAAGCAATTAAACAGCCTAGCATGCAGCTTGGAATATTTCAAGCAAATGGGATCCCATTATATTCTGTGTATTTTGAGTCAGATGGTCTACCACAAAGTATCATTTAAGCTCAGCCCATCATAATTTTTTAGCCTCTGTAATCAAATATCATTATATGGCACACAAAAATACTGCAAACCAAATTTATCAGATGTTGAAGCATTGTTTACATATTTCAGTACTAGCCTCTCATATTATTGATACTAGTCTTACTAGATTCATACAAAGAAATTCCAGTATCATTGTAAAAAATGTATCCACATAGTCTTAGGGTTAGGGTTGAATAACCCTAAGACTATGTGGATAGTAAGACTAGTATGAGTTTTAGTTAAAGActtaaccctaaccctaagtCTAAAGACTAAAACTCATTTTTGAGTTGTATTACCAGTTATAAGGAAACAAAAAATATTATAGCATGTTGTCCTATATACAATAATAGCAGCAGATCCAGGGGGCACAGGGGGAATGTGCCTCTTCCCAAAAAATACATTGTTGTAGAGCGGTCagtcaatattctaatagaacagtcggtcaatattctaatagaacatctaaCACTATTAAGAATCTTATTGCTGAGTACCATCTACAGCACCAAACCATGGGCACACTTAGCTAGACTACGTAGTCTGCTAGGAGCTTTTTGCACATTAAATGTACTTGGTCCTTTGGATGACAATTTACTTTGAGCTCAGAACTGAACTCATCATTGTCACTATTCTCTACATGCAGCTGcagaccacttagaaagcataGATTATTATAAAACTACTCTACTACAAAATCATCAGTCCTGAAACACATAAAtacctttagcttctggggggctgcGCTCCCACCCAGAGCTCTGCTTCATATAGCTACCTACTACCTTTGTCATAGCGTGCCCTCCCTTGCCAAACTCTGGACCCACCTCTGAATAAGTATGCTATTACCATATGACAAATGAACATAGTATAAGCTAATCAGCACTGTACCTTGTATCCTTTCACCATCTCATTACAACTCCCTTCCTTTACACAGTTCACAGACCATGTCCTCAAAGAACTGATTCAGCTAGTTGTACTTTACTCAatgatcaattatttgcaaGCACGGATGCAAATATCTTAACTTCTTAGCTGGGCTGGATCCATAAATTTAAAGTGGTCAGAATTTTATAGTGATTGTAGAGTGTGTATAGCATATTCAGTATGGTGAATGAGCATGCATAGCTAACACACCGTTCACACTACCCTCTAACCCGGGTAGAGCATGGCATGGCTCAAAACAATTGCAGTGTGAATCAATCGAGCTGTGCCAAACTGGGTCCAACACGGCACGACAAGGAGAGATGGGCTGGCACAGGCTGGCCTGTCACGGAAAAATCGGTCCGGGTAAAAATGGTCCGGCCAGACCACttttggataccaaaactggtccAACCGGACTGATTTTAGTCAACCAAATTTGGTCTGGCCGGACCAGTTTTTGGTATCCAAAATTGATCCGCCCTGACCAAAAGCGGTCCAGGCCTAGCTACGCATGCAAATTCGACACGGTCCGGCACTGCATGCCCACAGGGGCAGCAGAGAAAGAAATTGTTGATGTGAAGGTTCCAGATGTCATTCATGATCAGAGATAGAATAACCCTTCCTTTAACCAAGCAAGGTGGCCCATAAGGGCTTCATGCAGTCTCTGCCATTCTGCCCTCACCAGTGACTATACGTGTAGTAACTTTGATCATATAGATACTTTACAGGAGATATCACCTGCAACATATACCGAGGTGTGGCTCAGCCACGAGGAAAGTCAGTCTGCATACTTGCAATGGATGGCTAACTTGCACCAGCACTGCAGCTCTTTCACTAACTGAAAAGTATGCAGCTAACTGAAAAATCGGTCAGGGTAGCTAAAACTGGTCTGGCCAGAACAAAATAATTTATAGCTGTATACGCCAAATATGGAAAACAAAAGAGCTTAATCCGGCTAAGCACCTACCAAGCTCGTCTGCATCCAGTGCCTGATCCAGTGGTAAGCCTGCTTCGTCCAGACCAGTTTGGTGAACAAAACtgatagctacatgcatgtagTTTGGTGGACTAGATCCCAAAACTTACTGAAAATTGGTTTGGCAGCCCCTGGTCTGacccggaccaattttggtcggGTTGCACCAGTTTTGAATGCCAAGAGTGGCCCGGCCGGACCAGTTTTTGCCCTGGACCAAATTTGGCATTACAAGCCTGGGATAACGTACAGTGTGAACGCATTCCGAGCTGGTTAACGATATACCTTGCTTCTTTGGCCACACAGCGAGTGTATTCTATGCTCTTAAACTGTTCTTCAAAATGGCTACAACATACCGCCATTCTTGTAGATTTTGACAGTTACGCTCAAACGATGCGTTAATATTCCTGGCGAAAGGAGCACCCAATAACTTAAGCATGGCATCTATAACATTGTACgacttatttcagctggttctatGCTTCCTTGCTACAATTCTAGTGCCTTTTTATTAAGtgcctaaataatcaaaagtTTGTGCACCTGtcttagctaattattatttggCGCTTGCATTATCAAGCTCGtgtcagatgcagtagtgtgGACAAGTGCCAATCCGAGTTCAATAACCCGAGTTGAAAACACTCTGGTTAACCCGGGATAGTGTGAATGGGGTGTAAGGGGGTCTATACCCATaccatgctcccccaggaaaattttacaAATGAACCTGGACAGTGTACTTATTTAACAAAACAGCATAAAAGAATGTAACtgacaatgactgctctattagagtatgtaattTTTACCCCAAGCAAAAAGTCAACTATGTCATTCCTGCTCCTTATTTTGTAATTTCTATGGAGTATGCAGCTTTGATAACTTTATTTTTACAGGTGACTAGATGCAAAAGCAAGAATTGCACAaatataaatattttaaaacaaGTTTCACCATATATAGCAACAATATTTCTGAAGCATAAAACTTAAGGATGCTATAACAACCCAGTGTGTTACTGGATAGCATATAGGCAGTGAAAGCGAGGATGGGGGAGGAGGCAGGGGAACCATGTGCTCCCCACTTACAATGCTTCATTATTCCTATAACAAAAGATTGAGCTACAACTTTCCAAACACATTTAATataacaggctgtaggaccaggtgccctacaaaccttcagcacttgtgccgtATAGCCTTAGTAAAAAATAtcagagcagtcaactactgtaatagaacaatcacaaatTTCCATTTTTGATCGAGCTGGCTGgcgagctgctggtatactacATTACATGAAATATCAACTGCTACTACTGCCAAATGTTTTGGACCATAATTGgccatcattctaaacaaaaatTTGGTGTCTAGCTATagagtgtggcatcagaagttaTGGAAGGGACTTTAGTGTCATTGAGAGACTCCTGTGTAGCAAACAATGAAAATTTTGACactcttcacccagatggtatAAAGTTTCAGATTTTTTCCAAACTAatagcatagacagactatgcatcaaACCTTATcacaacactgtgaaaaagagttggcttttcttttCTTGGCGGTTAGATTCACTCTCAATTTTTAAAGAAAGCACCATTGTGCATGGAATCCAGTACActatttgcttattactgtgtacTTTTTGACTACAATAACTCTAGTCTAGATGAGATCTGGCTAAGTAGACATTAcagtatttgattttgtatagtaatttagTTTAGTTAAGTACAtatttatggatgtacaggcgcaagcctttatccttaaaatacaaatacaaagtagcaagtttcatctggtcctttgtgtggagcacaaaataaaattttcatcttgtgagatactaaAACTATGAAGACAACAAGTGTACCTCAGgcttcatggtggatctagcaatgggatactacaatgaacagtagggggattgatttgtaaaggttgatttttcggattgcggaccctagctactagctataactATAGTTATGCAGttttcagtgttgggcaagttactttgtaaaagtaactagttacatattacttgcaactgaactatttagttacagttacatattacccataaaataaagtaactgtaataatattacatattatattactttgtgtccacagccttaagctgtcacgtgtgaaactaccaccttatcatgtgacatgattgcgttgttggacaatgtacaaatcttggttataagtaagaagctggtgaattagcttcattcagtaggcttcattacttcgttgtggctaggcattactcagtggattactaacgagattagtaactttgttacttgtagtaataatattacgtaatatcagattcgttacagtaactatattacttaggtaacgcgttacatttgtaagtaaagtaacttgagttatattacctgtttttatagcgtatttcattatattacttagttaccacaaaagtataatattacgtaacgcgttactcccaacactggcagttttatatacagtacacaccATTATCATGTCCTCGCGAGTGATGCATGCACTTATCAGCTACAACACCTGATTGCCAGTGAAGTCAAGTCTTAGCTACTATACTGACTGTAGAAAGAAATTCCCAACTACTTAGTGCCCAGCAACtcagcaaacaaacaaataagaaTAAAATCACTTTAAAAATCACTCTAAAATCAATATCCCGTCCTGGTACATAAATGCTCAAGACCCTAACCCAGCAAGACGCCATGACTTGTCAAGATATGTCATTTTCAATATTGAGCTACAACTCTATTTCAGGCACATCATAGGTTAAACCGCCATTGCAACTGTGTTTCAGATCATGACAAAGAATATAAATGAATtgttgcatgcatgcacagttaTACACACGTACTCACTTATGCACTGAACCGCTGAAGTCAAGGTTTGCAGTGAATCACGTGACGATCTTGAGAAAGCTTTCTTCGCAAAGTCCCCCCCACGTCAACACGTGATTTTGAGCCTACCAGCGTACCGCTGTAAGTTCTTATATAAACTAGCTAGCCATATACAGAGATGAACTTTTATACAATACTGAAGTGATGGAATAACTAGCTATACCACACTGCATGCAGCGTAAATATACTAACCCCAACATGCATGCAGTAACAAGTTCCATGCCGCAACTGGCAAGGTGGATCAAAATTTCTGCTCTAGGGATGTGGGTGACTAAGCGATTTGTCGACATGTTGCAGCTTTCTAACCTCGAGGCCCCTATATCTACATCTTCCGTGATGCTGTGAGGCTTAGAACTGAGATAACACGTGAGCACTACAAATGTACTGAACCCTGTATGTGCACATGGCTTCCTTGCATAGCTGCCTCAGTGTACATACAGTGACATTAGAGGTCATGTGTGTATAACATCACGATAACATGTATTCTTTGAGCATGTTTATCCCTCTCCATACTGAGCAGCCTCTACAGTACAGCCATAGTGTTGTCTGGCCCCAGCCAGCAAGTACGTAGTTGATCAATGACATCCATTTTTATCTCAAGGAAGGCATGGACTCAATTCGAATGGTAGTTATAGAATTGGAGTAGCTATTTACATTAactaaagtgatttatttgtcagcacaagtgctgaaggtctgtaggacacctggtcccgCTACAGCCTGTTTCagtaaagttgttacagaaagtatatTTGAAAAAGTATTTACTCTAGAAACATGCACATGGTGTCATCACCACACAGTTTCCACTATACCCACAACATATGCACACATGTAACAGAAATTCTTTCTAATTGTCAACCTTAATCTGATTCAATGGGTACCCCATCAAGACAACCAATTCCTCACCAATATTAgctcatgcatgtacatacttaacaacatgtatgtgtataactagctatatgaACTGCTGTTATAATCATTTACTTGCAATTGTATTCTGGCtgagcatgcatgcacattttgTCCACAGACTTGCAGACCTGTCTGTGTTATAAGACCTATATACACAGTAAATACAAAATgctgaaggtcactactaatctCTGCCATATACTATGTAGTGGAAGTTACTACTTGTATTTATTATGACTttatttacagcacaagtgctgaaggtttgtaggacacctggtcctatagcctgtttaaagatgttattaAGTACacatgtttgaaaaggtgcagaaaggagaaaaatccacaACAAGAACTGCATGGCAgtcttgaacctgcagccatccgatttacactcaaacgcttacaggagtctgccaggtggtcaggatgttttctccttgttaatttcatgtatttttattcataGGAACCccacagagtgatttattaTCCCAactggaaccaaatggacatttgGTGATTGTTATTACTTGAGTATTGTGACAACACAGCAGTCatagaatatcttagttattaACACTCATCCTTGGACTCGTGTTTCATGTGTCAATAACTAAGATAGTTAATTCTATACTCCTGaaatataataaaataaataaatacacacacacacacacacaaaaagtttCACAAGTCCATGTACTGCATTAGACATATTAAACCAGTCAATCGTGATTTGCTGATAGGCTAAGAAGCGATTCTTGGAATGTGGAGTAATAACTCTTAGATGCTACCGGTTCTTGGTTACTTCTGCAACAATAAAAGCACAAATATTCTATGTAACaatgagtagctagctatacaccaTAGTTTCTATGTCCCACACGAGGCCAAACAAGTAAAGTTGGCATTACAGCCTGAACATAATTTATacgtatatttacaggaaaagTTGACAAATCAAATTGAACTTTAAGTAAAAGACAATAACATTGTACTTGCATGAATTAACAAATTCAGCCGCCTTCTTCTAGAGATTCACACAAATGAACTGCTTAAAACGTTGTGAAATAATTCATAACAAATGTAACATTAGCTACACACCTTATTGTTTCTTCTACATCACTGGAGTCTTCAGCACTGCTCAATGAATGATAGCGTTGAAATCTTTTCCAGAACATACAGTTCAAAACGGCTCTCCTTATCATAATCAGACAATAAAACAACAGTGGAAAAATCACCAATACTAGTGTTATCTCCGTTACCATGGGTTGTAGAAAAGTAAACGTGGCAATATTAATGAGTGATATCATAATTAACAGGATGACCCCATCTAGTGCATTCAATAGATCATTCTTGTAAGGTTGAATCCATATGTGAATGAATGCAATAACCGTACAGGTTGTTTGCAAGTAAAATAACAAGTTATGATAATCCTTGTTGAAAATATACATGACTAAAACAATAACTTGACGACATATAAGATAATAGGCAGCAAACCAGCGATACTTGTCCTTGTAGCAACCTTGAAGCTGATCCAGTAATGGTTTGATCttgacaaaattaatttttctgcTTAATGATGGCTCCAACAAAAGGAATAGTGGTAGACCAATTCCTACAACCAGTTCACACAACACAGCCACTATACCATAGAACATGTGTCTACCATGAAAATATTGAACATGTGGAGAAGAGTACGTGTACACCTTATTAATGTCAGTGAAGATGAGTGGCCTCAGTAACTGTAGTGAAGTGGATGCTAATGATGTGTAAGATAACAATAAGAGAAGACAAATAACACGAAGAATACAACGACTAATGAACAAAGATACTCGTGGAGAATATCTAGCAGCAAATACAAACACTAACAACAACAATGAAACAGCAACAGCATGACAGTAATGGATGAACAGCTGATCAATTCCACTCATTCCTTCTACTAAACAAAGTTGTCCCAGAAAACGAGGAGTTAATTGTGCAAAGCTTGACAGTATATTAATAAACTGAAAGGCACCATCTGAAATGTATGGATTGATGCTCAACAAGATATCCACCATACTGTAGTAATAGATTATCCCATACACATATCCTGATGATATCTGAAAGTTGAAGTACATTAAACTAAACACACCAACTACCACTACAATCCAATACAAACAGGTCAACACTACCACTAACACTGTCATTCCAGTACCACAATGGTCTACACTGATACAGTCAGTAGAGTCATATGCTAGAGTGTACCTTGGACTGCACTCTCCACAAGCACTTCCTAACCTGTGGAGTTTACATTGATCATTAATGTTTTTGGATAATCTAAAGTAATCTTTTGTAGTCTCTTGATGTTTGATAAAGTTGCAATATTGGCTGGGGCACAAAGTTGTTGTCACCACTTTATTGACAGTACCGAACCAGTAACCTCTCTTGATCTCACCATATTCATTGGTGCATTTCACTACATCATGATCATAGCAGCTGCACTCCTTAGATACCTTACTGTAAACAAACCCAGGATGTCCGAGACAAGGCACCAGTTCAACTACAAGTGTAACTTTGATTTGTCGGTAGTAGTAAAGAATTGAAGTCAAGTGAAGAGTAATGTTTGTATAATTCTCTATGTCTTCTCCCGAAAACTTGATGCTCAGTGAAGTAGTGTTATCAACTAAAAATCTATTACCATACAACCTGAAATTGTCCAAACAGTCTATACACTCTACATTAAACTGTGTTGGTTCTGCAGGCTTATCAAAGTGATCAAACGTACTACCATTAAACACCAGTGACTGGCCAAGGACTATTCCACCAACGCAATATGATTTATGGTCTTCAAGAAATCTAAAGTGTTCATTGTACAGCATTAAATAATGTGGTGAAGTGCTTATAGGAAAACCACGATGGTAGGTAAAATCACAGCGTATATCAACAATTGTTTTATTAACTATTTGTGAGTAGTTAAACT from the Dysidea avara chromosome 13, odDysAvar1.4, whole genome shotgun sequence genome contains:
- the LOC136243113 gene encoding uncharacterized protein — translated: MLYNEHFRFLEDHKSYCVGGIVLGQSLVFNGSTFDHFDKPAEPTQFNVECIDCLDNFRLYGNRFLVDNTTSLSIKFSGEDIENYTNITLHLTSILYYYRQIKVTLVVELVPCLGHPGFVYSKVSKECSCYDHDVVKCTNEYGEIKRGYWFGTVNKVVTTTLCPSQYCNFIKHQETTKDYFRLSKNINDQCKLHRLGSACGECSPRYTLAYDSTDCISVDHCGTGMTVLVVVLTCLYWIVVVVGVFSLMYFNFQISSGYVYGIIYYYSMVDILLSINPYISDGAFQFINILSSFAQLTPRFLGQLCLVEGMSGIDQLFIHYCHAVAVSLLLLVFVFAARYSPRVSLFISRCILRVICLLLLLSYTSLASTSLQLLRPLIFTDINKVYTYSSPHVQYFHGRHMFYGIVAVLCELVVGIGLPLFLLLEPSLSRKINFVKIKPLLDQLQGCYKDKYRWFAAYYLICRQVIVLVMYIFNKDYHNLLFYLQTTCTVIAFIHIWIQPYKNDLLNALDGVILLIMISLINIATFTFLQPMVTEITLVLVIFPLLFYCLIMIRRAVLNCMFWKRFQRYHSLSSAEDSSDVEETIRSNQEPVASKSYYSTFQESLLSLSANHD
- the LOC136243096 gene encoding uncharacterized protein → MMILISVLIALTSQVAIGKVITIDTTSGSDNTTCCVDGECVCTSLSTALLYMTSNTVINIKSESVTLEDNIKIGSGDLNNITITGNGGTTIMCNNSGGVYCESCDNVVIEGITWDRCGDPNGADTAGVTFNGTTNIVLVNSTFQYSQTQAITLYDVSGTISLTRVGLKSNKNSRDNRGVVYIWNTLSNFVMLISDCEFVDNSSPGRGAALYVNENCNTGESYSSNIHIVNSDFIHNTATVSVVYVTSTCVSSELQIQSTLFADNIGVSLHVVSYRLSLSDSVNFVNNSADNGAGLYIDQEAVVNIADEAVIQFTNNSAEKQGGAIFIDLTIGCPNHGVTFSPLPENARVSFINNKAEFSGNSLYFNVPKSCDVSTNISDIDSILYIPCQFNYSEIVNGTATNVSCELELNDTAGVPVATSPHHLRLYGDNIVFDNTSYFISNIILGRAVTFSGTVFDYFDKPAEPTQFRAECKGCTNNFTLSGNRFQVDDSSVVSMTFSGKMITNNVNITLQLLSILYYYQPIEVTLVVELVPCLGHPGFAYSSTSRGCVCYNHEVVQCYDNYNEIKQGYWFGSLDGVPTTSLCRQSLCNFVTRRETRGGYFELPDTIDGQCFEHRTGSACGECSPRYTLAYDSADCISVDHCSTGMTVLVVVLTCLYWIIVVVGVFSLMYFNFQISSGYVYGIIYYYSMMSILLSVNPNISDGAFQFVIILSSFAQLTPRFLGQLCLVEGMSGIDRLFVHYSHAVAITFLLFAFVYTVKYSPRISLFISRCILRVICLLLLLSYTSLASTSLQLLRPLIFTDINKVYTYSSPHVQYFHGRHMFYGIVAVLCELVVGIGLPLFLLLEPLLSRKINFIKIKPLLDQLQGCYKDKYRWFAAYYLICRQVIFLLAYTGNVDFHKMQFYLQTACVFIAIIHVWLQPYKNEFINSLDSVILLIMVLFVNVGTFEFLNPFVTEITLALVIFPLFIFACVGVNKLIQRYVLKRKPSKEYNFVDYIGEVNELEVSARNDDYVVSKNSDCDYCAFQESLLNLSTNS